The DNA window CGTCAAGAGGGCATAACCATTCCATTTCTGCTTATGTCCGGTGATGACGACCATGTACTTAAACAAAAGGCAAGGCTTTATGGCGGAGATTTTTGCAGTAAAACGGATTGTGATTTTATCGAAAGAATAAAGGCATTAGTCAAATCAGAAACATAATTTTGTTTTACCTGGTCGGTCTATGGCTTATCAGGAAATTTGTTCAATAAAATTAGAAGTGAGGTAATCACATGAGTGATTTTGTAATTGAAACAAGGGGATTGACAAAGGTATATGGAGAACAAACGGCTGTCAATTCTGTTAATCTCCATGTTAGAGCAGGCCGTATATACGGGCTGCTTGGCCGCAATGGAGCAGGAAAAACCACGATAATGAAGATGATCCTGGGACTCGCGCCGATTACTTCCGGCGAAGTGGATGTGTTCGGCCAAAACATCAAGGGCCGAGAGAAACAAATTTATCCCCGCATTGGCGCAATCATTGAAAATCCCGGTTTTTATCCCAATCTGACCGGTACAGAGAACCTTAAAATTTTCGCTGAAATGCGCGGGATCTACCACCATAATGCGGTAAAAAGCGCCTTAGAGGTTGTAGGGCTTCCTTATCGGGACAAAAAGCTATTCAGCAAATATTCTCTTGGTATGAAACAGCGCCTTGGCATAGCCAACGCAATCCTGCATGATCCGGAATTGCTGATATTGGACGAGCCAACCAATGGGCTTGATCCCATTGGTATTGCCGAAGTACGCAATTTCATCAAGGATTTAAGTGTCGAGCGCGGTAAGACCATTTTAATTTCCAGCCATATCCTTTCTGAAATTTCTCTGCTGGCAGACGACATCGGAATCATCGACCACGGTGTATTGCTGGAAGAAAGCAGCATGGAAGAACTGGAAAAGAAAAACCGCAAGTATATCCTGCTCCAAGTGTCTGATGCGTCAAAGGCCTCTCTGCTTTTAGAGCATGAATTTCATGTGAAGGATTATGCCATGCAGGATGAACATACTTTGCGGCTTTATGACACTGCCCTTGATGTGGCGGCAATAAATAAATTTTTGGTAATGCAGGATGTGGCGGTTATCGGCTCCCAGCTTTGCCATGACACCCTGGAGGATTATTTCAAGGAGATCACAGGGGGTGTTGGGATTGCTTAAAATGCTCAAGATAGAATTTTCTAAGATGCGGCGGCGTCCGTTTATCCTGATTGCTACTTTGGCTGCGGTGATTTTGCCTGCGCCTATCTCCCTCTTGGCGGCAAGAACCGGGCAAGGGTACGATTTTTTATATAAGTCTGTTATCAACTTGGGACAGCTTATGCTTCTGATCCCTGTCCTCTGTATTGTGGCGGCAATGCTGTTTTTTGAAGAACGCGATAACAACACATTGAAATCATTGAAGATCGTTCCTGTTTCGATGAATATGCTGGCTTCTTCAAAACTGATCGTGCTATTAGTTGTTTCTGTTCTCTATTCAATTTTGGCGTTCGTATCAACGGTAGTATTTTCGTTGATCGGTCACATGACGGTGGAGCAGTTTGCAATTAAATTATTGTTCTGTATTGCTGCGGGAATTATGGTATGGGTTGCCTCCCTTCCTTGCATTGCCCTTATTGTCGTATTCAATAGGAATTACATTTTCTCTGTATTATGTTCTTTCTTGTATGCGGTTATGGGATTCATCATTACTAATGCAACCATTCGGACGGCTGCTCCCAATGTTTTTATGATATTACCTGTAAACGTAATTAACAGATGGCTCCTTCCTTTTTTTCAAAATTTAGATACGGCAAGCTACCCATTTGATATAGGGCCAAGCTCGGTAAGCACAATCTTCTGTGTGATATATCTCCTGATATATACGGTGGCATTTGGTTGGATCATCTGTAATCGCTTTAGAAAATGGGATAATTAGCGGTGAATGGTATGCGTTTGATAAAAGATGAATTTATAAAATTAAAGCGGTGTAACATCCTTTGGGTAGGGATCATAACGCTGTTGTGTTCGCCTCTGCTGTCCGTATTGCAGCAGGAATCCTTAAACGCCCCTATTACTGATTATGGGTATGCCAATTTGGTAAACGGGGTAATTTGGAACAATATGGGCTTTTTCCTTCCTGTTACACTGATGCTGCTGGGCGGTTACATGATAAACCGGGAATACACGGACGATACGCTGAAAGAAATATTTACGATCCCCATTTCTTACAAGAAATTGATGCTGGGGAAAATCGGCGCTTTGCTTATATTATCTATTCTTTACAGTTGTTATAGCTTTCTTCTGGCGACAGGAATAAGTGCGATTTTTTATCCCGGTGGTTTGAACGGTATGGCAGTAATAA is part of the Lachnospiraceae bacterium KGMB03038 genome and encodes:
- a CDS encoding ABC transporter ATP-binding protein gives rise to the protein MSDFVIETRGLTKVYGEQTAVNSVNLHVRAGRIYGLLGRNGAGKTTIMKMILGLAPITSGEVDVFGQNIKGREKQIYPRIGAIIENPGFYPNLTGTENLKIFAEMRGIYHHNAVKSALEVVGLPYRDKKLFSKYSLGMKQRLGIANAILHDPELLILDEPTNGLDPIGIAEVRNFIKDLSVERGKTILISSHILSEISLLADDIGIIDHGVLLEESSMEELEKKNRKYILLQVSDASKASLLLEHEFHVKDYAMQDEHTLRLYDTALDVAAINKFLVMQDVAVIGSQLCHDTLEDYFKEITGGVGIA
- a CDS encoding ABC transporter permease; the encoded protein is MWRLSAPSFAMTPWRIISRRSQGVLGLLKMLKIEFSKMRRRPFILIATLAAVILPAPISLLAARTGQGYDFLYKSVINLGQLMLLIPVLCIVAAMLFFEERDNNTLKSLKIVPVSMNMLASSKLIVLLVVSVLYSILAFVSTVVFSLIGHMTVEQFAIKLLFCIAAGIMVWVASLPCIALIVVFNRNYIFSVLCSFLYAVMGFIITNATIRTAAPNVFMILPVNVINRWLLPFFQNLDTASYPFDIGPSSVSTIFCVIYLLIYTVAFGWIICNRFRKWDN
- a CDS encoding ABC transporter permease; amino-acid sequence: MNGMRLIKDEFIKLKRCNILWVGIITLLCSPLLSVLQQESLNAPITDYGYANLVNGVIWNNMGFFLPVTLMLLGGYMINREYTDDTLKEIFTIPISYKKLMLGKIGALLILSILYSCYSFLLATGISAIFYPGGLNGMAVIKALIQICGMGLCICISILPFVCWCGAAKNRFWVGTVLVFVYGFLGIPLAGHGFQDYYPISAGLSIIQYSGDTGSTTTDFRPEIVGIVLLSTLFLSLLILIIQNKSK